The Neobacillus sp. OS1-2 genome includes a window with the following:
- a CDS encoding Ku protein: protein MHTMWKGSISFGLVNIPIKLHTATEDKDIKLRTLHNKCHAPIKYEKTCSVCGEEVKPEEIVKAYEYTKGKFVVLDNDDLEKLRKENEEKAVEIIDFVKIEEIDPIYFDRSYYMSPNEGGGKAYSLLRKALEESQKVGLAKIIIRSKEQMAVIRVYENTLVMETIHFPDEVRKAGDVPNVPSEDKVTKRELDTAILLIDQLTTTFEPEKYTDEYRTALLELIESKRSGKETVTAATKEPASNVTDLMAALQASIDRTKPKKASAPRKKAATKMKKEA, encoded by the coding sequence ATGCATACGATGTGGAAAGGAAGTATTAGTTTCGGGCTTGTGAACATCCCCATTAAGCTTCACACGGCGACAGAAGATAAAGATATAAAACTTAGGACCCTGCATAATAAATGCCATGCACCCATCAAGTATGAAAAAACTTGCTCTGTTTGTGGAGAAGAGGTAAAACCAGAAGAAATTGTAAAGGCATATGAATACACAAAAGGAAAATTTGTTGTGCTTGATAACGATGATTTAGAAAAGCTGAGAAAGGAAAATGAAGAAAAGGCCGTAGAAATTATCGATTTTGTCAAAATAGAAGAGATTGATCCGATTTATTTTGATCGTAGTTATTATATGTCACCGAATGAGGGCGGCGGAAAAGCTTATTCCCTATTACGCAAGGCACTTGAAGAATCACAAAAGGTTGGTCTTGCCAAAATTATTATTCGTTCAAAGGAACAGATGGCAGTTATTCGAGTGTACGAAAATACATTGGTCATGGAAACGATACATTTTCCTGATGAGGTTCGAAAAGCTGGAGATGTCCCTAATGTTCCTTCAGAGGATAAAGTAACGAAAAGGGAATTAGACACCGCAATATTATTGATCGATCAGTTAACAACCACTTTTGAACCGGAAAAATATACGGATGAATATCGAACAGCCCTTCTTGAACTCATTGAATCCAAACGCAGTGGCAAAGAAACCGTTACAGCTGCAACAAAGGAACCTGCTTCAAATGTCACTGATTTAATGGCTGCCTTGCAGGCATCAATTGACCGGACTAAACCTAAAAAAGCTTCAGCACCAAGGAAAAAGGCAGCCACAAAAATGAAGAAAGAAGCATGA
- a CDS encoding DNA ligase D encodes MKPMLPSLTFDLPIRPDWLYEVKYDGFRALLEWNSKGITLTSRNGKELFPQFPEIKEFLFRYEEKFKPFLPLQLDGELVSLENTHKANFSATQVRGRLKSEKKIYQQATRSPCRLMVFDLLMLKGKPLHSIAFHKRKAQLGKLFQTIGFHLDPDPYNDQLLQYVTAHEDFHSLWEKVVLYDGEGIIAKSKNSLWEEGKRSLLWLKYKNWKYVSSFIISFEKTNGYFHVGVYKDKGILPIGQVLFGFKPEEKDALKKTIKQNRVREDDQFIYVEPAICLEVKYLELFDNQLREPHFDRFRFDMEPAECTYDRFMFAQKNLPSDLEITHPDKPLWEKLPIQKADYILYLREISPYMLPFLTNRLLTVIRYPHGMFGEAFYQKNCPDYAPGFVQTHPSEGIDYILCNNLKTLVWLGNQLAIEFHVPFQTINSKGPSEIVFDLDPPSKDAFQLAVKAALLIKEVLDQLNLIGFIKTSGNKGLQIYLPLPENVFSYDDTRLFTSFIAEYLLSKDPDSFTIERMKKNRGNRLYVDYVQHSEGKTIVAPYSMRGNEHGGVATPLYWEEVNEKLESVSFTMENALKRIRSQGDPFRNYFQTKQIQAFAPVLEILKQGKKG; translated from the coding sequence ATGAAGCCGATGCTGCCAAGTTTAACCTTTGATTTGCCTATTAGGCCCGATTGGCTGTATGAGGTTAAATATGATGGGTTTAGGGCCCTTTTAGAGTGGAATTCAAAAGGAATCACATTAACAAGCAGAAACGGAAAAGAACTATTTCCTCAGTTCCCTGAAATCAAGGAGTTTTTATTCCGGTATGAGGAAAAATTCAAACCATTTTTACCACTACAGCTTGATGGAGAACTAGTGTCTCTCGAAAACACACACAAAGCGAATTTCTCCGCTACCCAAGTGCGAGGAAGATTAAAATCCGAAAAGAAAATTTACCAGCAAGCAACCCGCTCACCTTGTCGGCTGATGGTTTTTGATTTACTTATGTTAAAAGGGAAGCCACTCCATTCTATTGCCTTCCATAAACGAAAGGCCCAACTGGGAAAATTATTTCAAACCATTGGATTTCATTTAGACCCTGATCCGTACAATGACCAGCTGCTCCAATATGTAACGGCGCACGAAGATTTTCACAGCCTCTGGGAAAAGGTGGTTTTATATGATGGGGAAGGCATTATTGCTAAATCAAAAAATAGCCTTTGGGAGGAAGGGAAACGATCGTTACTATGGCTAAAGTACAAGAATTGGAAATATGTCAGCAGCTTCATTATTTCCTTCGAGAAAACAAATGGCTATTTTCACGTGGGAGTCTATAAGGATAAAGGCATCTTACCAATAGGTCAAGTCCTTTTCGGTTTTAAACCTGAAGAGAAGGATGCATTAAAGAAAACAATTAAACAGAATAGGGTGAGAGAGGATGATCAATTTATTTATGTGGAGCCTGCCATTTGCCTCGAAGTGAAATATTTGGAGCTCTTTGATAATCAATTGCGGGAGCCCCATTTTGACCGCTTTCGCTTTGATATGGAGCCTGCTGAATGTACTTATGACCGCTTTATGTTTGCGCAAAAAAACTTGCCTTCAGATTTGGAAATTACCCATCCCGATAAACCATTGTGGGAAAAGCTTCCTATCCAGAAAGCAGATTATATCCTGTACTTACGAGAAATTTCTCCCTATATGCTTCCTTTTTTAACCAATCGATTATTAACGGTTATTCGCTATCCACATGGAATGTTTGGGGAAGCCTTTTATCAAAAAAACTGTCCCGACTATGCACCGGGATTTGTTCAAACACACCCATCTGAAGGAATAGATTATATTCTATGCAATAATTTGAAGACCCTGGTTTGGCTCGGGAATCAGCTGGCAATTGAATTCCATGTCCCATTTCAAACTATTAATAGTAAGGGACCAAGCGAAATTGTTTTTGATTTAGACCCACCCTCAAAGGATGCCTTTCAATTAGCTGTGAAGGCGGCACTTTTAATAAAGGAAGTCCTTGACCAATTAAATCTAATTGGATTCATCAAAACTTCCGGTAATAAAGGCTTGCAAATTTACCTCCCACTCCCGGAAAATGTTTTTTCCTACGATGATACAAGGCTATTTACCAGCTTTATTGCCGAATATTTACTATCTAAAGATCCCGATTCTTTTACGATAGAACGAATGAAAAAAAATCGCGGAAACAGGTTATATGTTGATTATGTCCAACACAGTGAAGGAAAAACGATTGTCGCCCCATACTCAATGAGGGGAAATGAACATGGCGGTGTTGCCACCCCGCTTTATTGGGAAGAAGTGAATGAAAAGTTGGAGTCCGTTTCCTTTACAATGGAAAACGCCCTCAAACGAATTCGCAGTCAGGGTGATCCATTTCGGAATTATTTTCAAACGAAACAAATTCAAGCATTTGCACCCGTTCTTGAAATTTTGAAACAAGGTAAAAAAGGATAA
- a CDS encoding cold-shock protein: MKNGKVKWFNAEKGFGFIEADGGQDVFVHFSAIQSEGFKTLEEGQSVSFEIVEGARGPQAANVQAV, from the coding sequence ATGAAAAACGGTAAAGTAAAATGGTTTAATGCAGAAAAAGGTTTTGGATTTATTGAAGCTGACGGCGGTCAAGACGTATTTGTTCACTTCTCAGCTATTCAATCAGAAGGCTTTAAAACATTAGAAGAAGGTCAATCTGTTTCTTTCGAAATCGTTGAAGGCGCTCGTGGACCACAAGCAGCAAACGTACAAGCAGTTTAA
- the dapF gene encoding diaminopimelate epimerase, with protein sequence MQIDLIKGHGSGNDFLIIDEMTNGYSFSEGERANLARLLCNRQSNLGADGILFVMKSDHADGRMRVFNADGSEASMCGNGLRLVARYVCEQQGLNEAVIETMKANLKVSKQQDLAPDVHTYQVEISPVLFELKALPLNLHKPTLFNERIAELSEELRFTALAVPNPHLIAIVESDQLRIEIQQQLSEKVNGPNQLFPDGVNVSFVKSLQPGSIYVRTYERGVGFTNACGTAMSASSLVTCLSGLNEFEQVTDVYNNGGRVQCVVHKYEGTYSIDLIGNATYLYKASIVVDLDEEVVRLASKNDFTEQQTYELLQTESQQFIEKTIKG encoded by the coding sequence GTGCAAATCGACTTAATTAAAGGTCATGGGTCGGGAAATGATTTTCTAATCATTGATGAAATGACGAACGGTTATTCTTTTTCGGAAGGTGAACGAGCAAACCTCGCTCGGTTGTTATGCAATCGTCAGTCTAATTTAGGTGCTGATGGGATTCTCTTTGTCATGAAGAGCGATCATGCCGATGGAAGAATGCGTGTATTTAACGCAGACGGCTCAGAGGCTTCGATGTGTGGAAACGGACTCCGCCTTGTAGCAAGATATGTTTGTGAACAGCAAGGGCTAAATGAAGCAGTAATTGAAACCATGAAAGCGAATTTAAAGGTTAGCAAGCAGCAAGACCTCGCCCCAGATGTCCATACGTATCAAGTGGAAATTTCACCGGTACTATTTGAATTAAAGGCGTTACCATTAAATTTACATAAACCAACGCTTTTTAATGAAAGAATAGCAGAATTGTCTGAGGAATTAAGATTTACCGCACTTGCCGTTCCCAATCCGCATTTAATTGCGATTGTTGAAAGTGATCAGCTGCGAATTGAAATCCAACAACAACTCAGTGAAAAAGTAAACGGCCCTAATCAGTTATTTCCGGACGGTGTAAATGTAAGCTTTGTAAAATCGCTGCAGCCAGGGTCAATTTATGTTAGAACCTATGAACGTGGTGTAGGTTTTACAAATGCTTGTGGTACCGCCATGTCAGCTTCCTCACTAGTTACCTGTTTATCAGGACTCAATGAATTTGAGCAGGTAACGGATGTGTATAATAATGGCGGCAGGGTTCAGTGTGTTGTCCATAAATACGAGGGAACCTACTCAATAGATCTAATTGGAAATGCTACCTATTTATATAAAGCATCCATTGTAGTTGACCTGGATGAGGAAGTAGTTAGGTTAGCATCGAAAAATGATTTTACTGAGCAGCAAACATATGAGCTGCTGCAAACAGAGTCACAGCAATTTATCGAAAAAACAATAAAAGGATAA
- a CDS encoding nucleoside hydrolase gives MVYNVLLIADPGIDDSFAIMYALLHPQINIVGIVSGYGNTPKEKSVKNTAYLVTLGNREDIPIIAGAAGPLLGEPIQYYPEIHGKEGLGPIKPPETIKNSNVYDFNKILEIVKQYKGNLVIVSVGRLTELALMFILYGNNALQDVTAFYIMGGAFLVPGNITAEAEANFYVDPIAANTVMEKAHNIYLHPLNITNKAIISPDLINFLSENSPTSFKPLIKPAFDYYYKAYQKNVPGIQGAPMHDVVPLMALTDPLLVKYIPRRVRVEEFGNAKGKSIADFRPKPDQEPAKTIDYIGMEADITKFTANFIEIFMQGNSRKY, from the coding sequence ATGGTTTATAATGTACTCCTGATTGCTGATCCGGGTATAGATGATTCATTTGCTATAATGTACGCTTTACTCCATCCTCAAATAAATATAGTTGGTATTGTTAGTGGTTATGGAAACACCCCAAAAGAAAAGTCCGTAAAGAATACAGCTTATCTGGTAACATTAGGTAATAGAGAGGACATCCCCATTATTGCTGGAGCAGCCGGTCCTCTATTAGGTGAACCGATTCAATATTATCCGGAAATTCATGGAAAGGAAGGATTAGGTCCGATTAAACCACCTGAAACAATTAAAAATTCAAACGTCTATGATTTCAACAAAATCCTTGAAATTGTTAAACAATATAAAGGGAATTTGGTGATTGTTTCTGTTGGTCGATTAACAGAGTTAGCCTTAATGTTTATCTTATATGGAAATAATGCCTTACAGGATGTTACAGCTTTTTATATCATGGGCGGGGCATTTTTGGTGCCCGGGAATATTACTGCCGAAGCGGAGGCAAACTTTTATGTAGACCCTATTGCTGCAAATACGGTCATGGAAAAAGCACACAATATTTACTTACATCCACTTAATATTACGAATAAAGCGATCATTTCACCGGATCTCATTAACTTTCTTAGCGAAAATAGTCCAACTTCATTTAAACCTTTAATAAAACCAGCTTTTGATTATTATTATAAGGCATACCAAAAAAATGTCCCTGGGATTCAAGGCGCACCCATGCACGATGTAGTTCCGCTAATGGCTTTAACGGACCCATTACTGGTTAAGTATATACCTCGTCGGGTAAGGGTAGAGGAATTTGGGAATGCCAAAGGAAAAAGTATCGCTGATTTTCGCCCCAAGCCAGATCAAGAGCCTGCAAAAACCATCGATTATATAGGCATGGAAGCGGATATAACGAAATTTACAGCCAACTTTATTGAAATATTTATGCAAGGTAATTCTCGTAAATATTAA